One Oncorhynchus clarkii lewisi isolate Uvic-CL-2024 chromosome 28, UVic_Ocla_1.0, whole genome shotgun sequence genomic region harbors:
- the LOC139387244 gene encoding G-protein coupled receptor 55-like isoform X2 — protein sequence METNCSFDEVDHLMTSLELVIYVPIFVFGLILNVLALVVFCIFLRKWSESTIYMTNLALMDLLLLLLLPFKMHATNHQWAAHHRFLCSLLESLYFVGMYGSIYTIACIAVDRWVAICHPFRAKQLRSPRAALWTCILIWVVVLGSISPIYGFRKEETGSFHCFHTFSKEGWHPKVIGCLLSFGFVGPALVLVVCSAQSIRTLRQSGQESPKSRSCVKIIYSSLCAFLVPFTPSHLGILLQFLVHQRLIEDCLAKTRISLYIQVTMSLANITCCLDALCYYFITTEVRSSKQTFTFRRSMSQKRATTSTSEL from the exons ATGGAAACCAACTGCTCCTTCGACGAGGTGGACCACCTGATGACATCACTGGAGCTCGTCATCTACGTGCCCATCTTCGTGTTTGGCCTTATCCTCAACGTCCTCGCCCTGGTTGTTTTCTGCATCTTCCTCCGCAAGTGGAGCGAGTCCACCATCTACATGACCAACCTAGCCCTCATggacctccttctcctcctcctgctccccttCAAGATGCACGCCACCAACCACCAATGGGCGGCCCACCACCgcttcctctgctccctcctggaGAGCCTTTACTTCGTGGGGATGTACGGCAGCATCTATACCATCGCCTGCATTGCTGTGGACCGCTGGGTGGCCATATGCCACCCATTCCGCGCCAAGCAGCTCCGTTCCCCCCGGGCTGCTCTGTGGACCTGCATCCTGATTTGGGTGGTGGTGCTGGGGAGCATCTCCCCCATCTATGGGTTCCGCAAGGAGGAAACAGGGTCCTTCCACTGCTTCCACACGTTCTCAAAGGAGGGCTGGCATCCAAAGGTGATCGGCTGCCTGTTGAGCTTCGGGTTCGTGGGGCCGGCCCTGGTGCTGGTGGTGTGTTCAGCCCAAAGCATCCGGACACTGAGGCAGTCGGGCCAGGAGAGCCCTAAAAGCAGAAGCTGCGTGAAGATCATCTACAGTAGTCTTTGCGCCTTCCTGGTCCCATTCACACCCAGCCACCTGGGCATCCTGCTGCAGTTCCTG GTGCATCAACGCCTGATCGAGGACTGCTTGGCCAAGACAAGGATCAGCTTGTACATTCAGGTGACCATGAGTCTGGCCAACATCACGTGCTGTCTAGACGCTCTGTGTTACTACTTCATCACCACGGAGGTGAGGAGCTCCAAGCAGACCTTTACCTTCAGGAGGTCCATGAGCCAGAAGAGAGCCACCACCAGCACCTCGGAGCTCTGA
- the LOC139387244 gene encoding G-protein coupled receptor 55-like isoform X1: MASISDAMETNCSFDEVDHLMTSLELVIYVPIFVFGLILNVLALVVFCIFLRKWSESTIYMTNLALMDLLLLLLLPFKMHATNHQWAAHHRFLCSLLESLYFVGMYGSIYTIACIAVDRWVAICHPFRAKQLRSPRAALWTCILIWVVVLGSISPIYGFRKEETGSFHCFHTFSKEGWHPKVIGCLLSFGFVGPALVLVVCSAQSIRTLRQSGQESPKSRSCVKIIYSSLCAFLVPFTPSHLGILLQFLVHQRLIEDCLAKTRISLYIQVTMSLANITCCLDALCYYFITTEVRSSKQTFTFRRSMSQKRATTSTSEL, encoded by the exons ATGGCATCTATAAG CGACGCCATGGAAACCAACTGCTCCTTCGACGAGGTGGACCACCTGATGACATCACTGGAGCTCGTCATCTACGTGCCCATCTTCGTGTTTGGCCTTATCCTCAACGTCCTCGCCCTGGTTGTTTTCTGCATCTTCCTCCGCAAGTGGAGCGAGTCCACCATCTACATGACCAACCTAGCCCTCATggacctccttctcctcctcctgctccccttCAAGATGCACGCCACCAACCACCAATGGGCGGCCCACCACCgcttcctctgctccctcctggaGAGCCTTTACTTCGTGGGGATGTACGGCAGCATCTATACCATCGCCTGCATTGCTGTGGACCGCTGGGTGGCCATATGCCACCCATTCCGCGCCAAGCAGCTCCGTTCCCCCCGGGCTGCTCTGTGGACCTGCATCCTGATTTGGGTGGTGGTGCTGGGGAGCATCTCCCCCATCTATGGGTTCCGCAAGGAGGAAACAGGGTCCTTCCACTGCTTCCACACGTTCTCAAAGGAGGGCTGGCATCCAAAGGTGATCGGCTGCCTGTTGAGCTTCGGGTTCGTGGGGCCGGCCCTGGTGCTGGTGGTGTGTTCAGCCCAAAGCATCCGGACACTGAGGCAGTCGGGCCAGGAGAGCCCTAAAAGCAGAAGCTGCGTGAAGATCATCTACAGTAGTCTTTGCGCCTTCCTGGTCCCATTCACACCCAGCCACCTGGGCATCCTGCTGCAGTTCCTG GTGCATCAACGCCTGATCGAGGACTGCTTGGCCAAGACAAGGATCAGCTTGTACATTCAGGTGACCATGAGTCTGGCCAACATCACGTGCTGTCTAGACGCTCTGTGTTACTACTTCATCACCACGGAGGTGAGGAGCTCCAAGCAGACCTTTACCTTCAGGAGGTCCATGAGCCAGAAGAGAGCCACCACCAGCACCTCGGAGCTCTGA